The Arachis hypogaea cultivar Tifrunner chromosome 14, arahy.Tifrunner.gnm2.J5K5, whole genome shotgun sequence genome has a segment encoding these proteins:
- the LOC112743757 gene encoding protein STRUBBELIG-RECEPTOR FAMILY 7-like: MNSPSQLGWQASGDDPRGQYWKGITCSNNRVTEIKLSNLKLTGTLPYGLQPLTSLTNPDLSSNNLGGGIPYQLPPNMQCLNLAYNNFTGAIPYSISDMTSLTDLCVIIFLSIYHNNTLSTSSMSYWSNFFYCF; the protein is encoded by the exons ATGAACTCACCTTCACAGCTAGGTTGGCAAGCGAGTGGTGATGATCCGCGTGGACAATATTGGAAAGGCATAACATGCTCAAACAACCGAGTTACAGAGAT TAAGTTATCCAATCTTAAACTAACGGGAACATTGCCTTATGGATTACAACCCTTGACATCTTTGACCAACCC AGACTTGAGTAGCAACAATCTTGGAGGTGGCATACCATACCAGCTTCCTCCAAATATGCAGTGCTT AAATCTGGCTTATAATAACTTCACTGGGGCAATCCCTTACTCTATTTCTGATATGACCTCTCTTACAGACCTGTGTGTAATTATCTTCTTGAGCATTTATCATAATAATACCTTATCAACCAGCTCCATGAGCTATTGGAGtaactttttttattgtttttga
- the LOC140178682 gene encoding S-locus-specific glycoprotein S13-like: MKLGRDLRKGLDWSITCWKSPNDLSPGDFSLGLVVRDYPVYYMMNGTQKDEISYSYNTKVDSIIGGGVISQISQSLTSYLWDDNLQNWKVSGSTQGDVCDKYDLCGAYAYCSVADSKHVCQCFKGFSPKSPEEWNSNNSSQGCIRDDPLSYNVTRTDVFVKYTGLKVPNTQHTKLHENINLDECRNLCLKNCSCMAYANSDIRGGGSGCAMWFGDLIDIKLLQNGIIMPIGRN, translated from the exons ATGAAGTTGGGAAGGGACCTCCGAAAAGGTTTGGACTGGAGCATAACTTGTTGGAAGAGTCCAAATGATCTATCCCCTGGAGACTTTTCTCTTGGTTTAGTTGTAAGGGATTATCCGGTCTATTACATGATGAATGGAACACAAAAA GATGAGATATCCTATAGTTATAACACCAAGGTTGATTCTATCATTGGAGGAGGTGTAATAAGCCAAATAAGTCAATCTCTTACAAGTTATTTATGGGATGACAATCTTCAGAATTGGAAAGTTTCTGGATCAACGCAAGGTGATGTGTGTGATAAATATGACCTTTGTGGAGCCTATGCTTATTGCAGTGTAGCAGATTCAAAGCATGTCTGCCAATGCTTTAAGGGGTTCAGTCCAAAGTCACCAGAAGAATGGAACTCAAACAACTCCTCACAAGGATGCATTCGCGACGATCCATTAAGCTACAATGTCACAAGAACTGATGTGTTTGTCAAATATACAGGCTTGAAAGTGCCAAATACTCAGCATACTAAGCTGCATGAGAATATTAATTTAGATGAATGCAGAAATCTGTGTTTGAAGAACTGCTCTTGTATGGCTTATGCCAATTCAGACATAAGAGGAGGAGGCAGTGGCTGCGCCATGTGGTTTGGCGATCTAATTGACATCAAACTGCTTCAAAATGGTATTATTATGCCAATTGGAAGGAATTAG